GATTTTCGCCGACCACGAAACGCGACTCGTCGGTTTGCGAGATCTTGCCGCGCTGCAGATCGCCGAGCAGATTCATCACACCCTGCCGCAGGCTCTCGCCCTTGCTGTCCAGCAGGGTTTTCTGCGCTTCCGGATTCAATGCGAAGAAGTTGCTCGGCGAGGCCGCCGCGGTCCATTGCTGGACGGCGAAGCGCACGCGCTCGCGCACCTTCGGCTCGGTGTCGAGCGCGTCGACCATTTCCTGCAGATAGCGCGCGTTCAGCAGATACCAGGCGGCCGTAAACGCATAGGCCGGCGCGGCGCTCCAGGCTTCCGCGCTGAAGCGGCGATCCTTGAGTTCGGGCGCCTTGACGGCCGACGAGCTGGCCTGCTGGATCAGCTCCAATGCCTCGCGCGAATAATCGGCCTGCAGTTTCTGCAGGCGGTCGGCGGGAATCGCGGCGCTGGGAATATTCAGACCGGCAAACGACGGCAGCGACGGCATGGCGCCGGCGGCCAGCTTGCTGAAATCGGGCATGCCGGGGAACGACGGCATCTGCGGCAAACCGAAGCCGGCCATGGACGGCATGCCCACCGGCGGCATACCTGGCATGTTGAACATCTGGGGAGGCATCTGCGGCATGGTGAACGGTGCGCCGCTGGCGCCCGGCGGCGTGCCGAGCGAACGCCATGCATTCATCCACACGTCGAAAAATTGCTGCATGCCAGCGGCCGGCGTTGCACCGCTCGTACCGGCCTGCTGCGTCTGCTCCTTGGCGGAGTCCGTGCTGGGGGAAGCTGAGGAATGAGATGCTGCCATGCCTGCTTTTGACCGGTAAGTCCTTGCGGACGGGTTGAGAGGCAGGTTCGTGCGCAAGTGGGCGATTGCTCGCGACCTCGTCACGCCCTGTCCCTGTACGAGGAGCCGTGAGGAACATTCTTGCTCCCCATCCCAAGGCATGTCAATGCTTGTTCCCGATTTTGCCGCAGTGCGATAGTTTTTTAATTATCGTTTTCCCTGTGTAGCAGATCGCGCTTTTGCGGCATGAATCGGCGAGCGCTGGATGAGCGAAAAAAAGCGCTCATCCAGCATAGGTTTATCTGCGTTTATCCATTCGCTCAAGAACGCTTTTCGCGGTGGATTTGCGCTATCGCACAAAATTCTGGCAGCGCAGCAAAACAGCCTGCCGCGCCTCCGAATAAACCCGCATAGGGGAAGTGCCGGGAATGCATCGCGCGGCTGTTACGTCGATACGAATCGCCGGCCGGCACCGGTACGCGCAACTCAATCCGCGATGGTCTGCGCGCGGTCGTCGATCCAGATCAGCGCGGCCATGCGTCCGGTCTCGCGATCGCGTCGATACGAATAAAAACGCTCGCGCAAGGTGACCGTGCAGAGATCGCCGCCGGTCACGCGCGTCACGCCGAGACGCTGCAAACGCAGGCGCGCGAGTGCCGGCAGATCGGCGAGATATTTGCCCTCGTTGTCCGGATGGCCCACGAAGGCGCGCGCCGTCGCGTCGCGTTGTGCGTCGTCCACGTTGCCTGCGTCGTTCATGAAGGCGTCACGCACGTCTGCACCGACTTCGAATGCCGTCGGACCGATCGACGGGCCGAGGTACGCATGCAATTCGCACGGCTCGACACCTGCGAGCCCAGCAACCCGCTGCGCGGTGCGTTCGACGATGCCTGCCGCCAGCCCGCGCCATCCAGCATGCGCCGCGCCGACCGCGCGGCCCGCCGCATCGCAGAACAGCACCGGCATGCAATCGGCGACCATCACCACGCAGACGACACCGGGACGATCGGCGATGCTCGCGTCGGCGCTCGTGGGCGCGCCGGTCGCGTGCAATTGCGCCAGCACGTCCTCGGCACGCACGATGCCCGCGCCGTGAATCTGTTCGAGCCACGCGGCTTCCTCGACGCCGGCGACGTTCAGCAGTCGTGCGCGATTGGCGGCGACCGCGGCCGGATCGTCGCCGGCTTTCATGCCGAGGTTGAGGCCACCAGGCAAGTCGGCATCGTCGCGCCAGCGGCCGAACGGC
The sequence above is a segment of the Paraburkholderia sp. D15 genome. Coding sequences within it:
- the pgeF gene encoding peptidoglycan editing factor PgeF, which produces MNLPDLSIADVVQPAWNVSPRVRALVTTRDGGVSLPPFGRWRDDADLPGGLNLGMKAGDDPAAVAANRARLLNVAGVEEAAWLEQIHGAGIVRAEDVLAQLHATGAPTSADASIADRPGVVCVVMVADCMPVLFCDAAGRAVGAAHAGWRGLAAGIVERTAQRVAGLAGVEPCELHAYLGPSIGPTAFEVGADVRDAFMNDAGNVDDAQRDATARAFVGHPDNEGKYLADLPALARLRLQRLGVTRVTGGDLCTVTLRERFYSYRRDRETGRMAALIWIDDRAQTIAD